CCAGATTTTTCTCATCTGTGTCTGCCTTGGCTGGAAATGCTGTTGTAAGTTGACAGTTCGGATTATTAAATCAAAATTCTACAGGAGGATTTTTTTAAATTTCATGTAAATTAGCGTAAGTTTAGGTCTTATTCAATAACCCAATAATTAGAATCGGGCCTCCATCGAGGGACTAAGTCCTGATTTTAATTTAGGGACATCCACTTATCTTCATCATTTGAGGCACAATACCTAAACTTTCCTCCTGCCGTATAATGAAAGGGTGTATTACATAATTAAACGTGGGGGTGTATTTTGAACTTTTTCTCCTGCTCTTGTGGCGCTGGCCGATTTTAACTAATTGATGCGGAGGGACCCTGCTGATGGGCTGGTTCGATAAAAAACGACTCGGGTTGGCTTTGGGTGGCGGTGCGGCGCGCGGGATGGCGCACATCGGTGTACTTCAGGCCTTCGAAGAGGCGAAAATCCCGGTTGATGTAGTGACTGGAACCAGTATGGGGGCGATCATCGGGGGGATGTATGCGTCGCGACCCGAGGTTGAACCCTTGAGAAAAAAGTTCGAAGCCTACTTGAAGAGTGAGGTCTTTCGTCGGTCGCGACTCGATTTTGCGGTAGAGCGGGATCAGCTGAATGGTGGCGGTCTGTTCTTCCGGTTCTCACAGCTGGCGCGTCAAAAAATATTTTACATGCTTTCGTTAACCACTTTGGCGTTTGTTTCCCAGGAGACGACGAATCAGAGTTTTGCCTTTTTGCTCCCCGACATCGATATTGAGATGATGTCCCTTCCTTTTGCGACCAGCGCCCTTGATTTACATAGTTGCCGCGAAGTAGTGTTGCAGCGCGGTTCTCTGCGTCAGG
Above is a genomic segment from Geopsychrobacter electrodiphilus DSM 16401 containing:
- a CDS encoding patatin-like phospholipase family protein, whose protein sequence is MGWFDKKRLGLALGGGAARGMAHIGVLQAFEEAKIPVDVVTGTSMGAIIGGMYASRPEVEPLRKKFEAYLKSEVFRRSRLDFAVERDQLNGGGLFFRFSQLARQKIFYMLSLTTLAFVSQETTNQSFAFLLPDIDIEMMSLPFATSALDLHSCREVVLQRGSLRQAVAATCALPGVLPPVELNSQLLVDGGWINAVPIIPARDLGADLVIAVDVGCHLGELDTVSSGLEVVFRADAAARNALSELQLTQADLVIRPDVGDNHWADFSRTDWLIRKGYEAANEQMPQIRALVNSRSFIESLGWS